The Chanos chanos chromosome 16, fChaCha1.1, whole genome shotgun sequence genome has a window encoding:
- the svilc gene encoding supervillin, whose protein sequence is MENPAPETRAERIARYKAERRRELAERYGNQEEELPSKWSRREREGREGRDSALTDKPYLEEVNGGAGRRGRAPPQRDPPPPKISNGFEGEPTSENAYLSRQCDVLGFAGENLPEPQGSPGPDLPQLCTRVSVGQLRSALLQQTRTGTQAEGVVADSSGMASTLDLAVKPGGEGGRRRTRRYLPGGAAGGRKTNERFRTQPVTASEMEESCGCVEREREERQKMDVKIDDRAKMSVAAKMSLFKELEKTSDASSFLKPRSYENRVRRSTQPITREEMIVGEPQALQADLEVEDDESSKLTLSEKLALFNKLSQPRAPGGEGSPSAEATERRRQKGGRYRTQPITVDEVNLLQKGPVQLPPLRLSAHLSDRQQALSVNLKPSEVRQSQPRSDQERAPGPELLTEPTSHPAVDYSSQHALQQGSEVKGILKKSQSEAPRSSAPWRQRTRQDVSSSVSSARNRRSFPEEHATTPAETSSQTQLPQHLQIDKTSINKDRLTDQYQEEERKTTPTVKPQEPVYSTVYSPPSSTTQYVMCFNERSLSYEAQEVSSPTQSQPHSWRQRKNSVESDAPTQMQTDRQETPTPEVFQEMPRPVTVETAKEVVTPQATSLPICREGHADTEQDLSDLCLTNTPILSSAVAEHRRAVRPSRRTQGSRNPLRALAARDDIRQDFMEPQNNGAAVETNRITKNSNGSSADVTSSVTVTNSHYIPFTNLMLIQIKGWSQVQVRLVEPASRSLNSGDCFLLVTPVRCFLWTGRFANVNKRVLASEMASLIVTQRDLGCQTTEAVLLEEGVNTDSEEALEFWNLLGGKALYRGSGTTEEDEQYERAMTESNCVYRLHQDRLVPHEQGWASALRRSLLDSSQTLLFDFGSELYLWHGKDVGPSDRKLALQLAQQVWGGPYDYSNCRINPLDPSGTNAQIHRQGVGRPVWALFGRVFEEGETVLFKLKFVDWIKPKEADQDADSTPPGQQEVQNPLPVSSPVSPPIEHWSCDAKALFAGQGVANSGSITLEGVDVQRGRDLVTLSDGRQAELSTVAVETWQVGENGEHEIPPNSLGHFHEHDTYVVRWTYRLNALGEILCLLDQIVAESNGTGQQGSALFLWQGRHSRVSGQDLSPALTYAVEPQSRVLVNEGEEPPCFLQLFQGGLVIHAGHRDESSQHPGGWRLFCVRGDMPQEASLLEVECSCSSLRSRGSLVLLNAQQGALLLWHGCKAHATARQVAKHAAERLTHVCSPVLGLSSGSPIRVQEVEEGAEPTEFWNAIGPQDRKSYDCMLQDPGKYQFTPRLFHFSVQSGTFKGEELINPARVTGVVTAMPFLQRRLYSVPHPALFLLDNCMEVYLWQGGETVGSQRPHWDNERKCAMETALQYCRERNPRRPPMAYLIEEGAEPFTFTNVFPYWEKSPRAMQQDVRKKLTLVQDALALLSKTQFPLEILLRRPLPEGVDPNRLETYLSDHDFQMVLEMKRSDYNSLSDWQQINLKKSKGLY, encoded by the exons ATGGAAAACCCAGCTCCAGAAACGCGAGCGGAGCGGATCGCCCGCTATAAGGCGGAGAGGAGGCGGGAGCTGGCTGAGCGCTATGGCAACCAGGAGGAAGAGCTGCCTTCTAAGTGGTccaggagggagagggaagggcGAGAGGGACGTGACTCCGCCCTCACGGATAAACCTTATTTGGAAGAGGTAAATGGCGGGGCGGGAAGGCGTGGCAGAGCTCCGCCTCAGCGAGATCCGCCCCCTCCAAAAATCTCCAATGGATTTGAGGGGGAACCCACTTCTGAAAACGCCTACCTGAGCAG GCAGTGTGATGTGTTGGGTTTTGCTGGGGAGAACCTTCCGGAACCCCAGGGTTCTCCGGGCCCTGACCTGCCCCAGCTCTGCACCCGTGTGTCAGTCGGCCAGCTGAGAAGCGCCCTGCTGCAGCAAACGCGGACTGGAACTCAGGCTGAGGGAGT TGTCGCTGACAGCAGTGGCATGGCCTCGACCCTTGACCTGGCAGTGAAGCCTGGTGGGGAGGGAGGTAGGCGTCGCACCCGGCGTTACCTCCCGGGGGGCGCGGCGGGGGGCCGCAAAACCAACGAGCGTTTCCGGACGCAGCCCGTCACGGCCTCGGAGATGGAGGAGAGCTGTGG gtgtgt agagagagagagagaagagaggcaaAAAA TGGATGTGAAAATAGATGACAGAGCCAAGATGAGCGTGGCTGCCAagatgtctctgtttaaa gagTTGGAGAAGACTTCTGATGCTTCCTCTTTCCTTAAGCCTCGCTCGTATGAAAACAGAGTTCGTCGGAGCACACAGCCAATCACCCGTGAGGAAATGATAGTGG GCGAGCCCCAGGCTTTGCAGGCCGACCTGGAAGTGGAAGACGATGAGAGCTCTAAGCTGACCCTGAGTGAGAAACTGGCTCTGTTTAATAAGCTGTCTCAGCCACGGGCCCCTGGGGGTGAGGGAAGCCCCTCTGCCGAGGCTACTGAGAGACGGAGGCAAAAAGGGGGGCGTTACCGcactcagccaatcacagtggATGAAGTCAACCTG CTCCAGAAAGGGCCCGTCCAGCTGCCTCCGCTACGTCTGTCAGCTCACCTCTCTGACCGCCAGCAGGCCCTCTCCGTCAACCTCAAGCCCAGCGAAGTGCGTCAGTCCCAGCCGCGCTCGGACCAGGAGCGGGCACCTGGGCCGGAGCTCCTTACTGAGCCTACGTCCCATCCGGCTGTGGACTACAGCTCCCAGCATGCATTGCAGCAGGGCTCTGAGGTGAAAGGCATCCTGAAGAAAAGCCAGTCTGAGG CTCCTCGTTCTAGCGCGCCGTGGAGGCAAAGAACGAGACAGGACGTCTCCTCCTCTGTATCCTCCGCCAGAAATCGTCGCTCCTTTCCCGAGGAACACGCCACTACTCCTGCAGAAACCTCCTCCCAAACACAGCTCCCACAACACCTCCAAATAGATAAGACCTCCATCAATAAAGACAG ACTAACTGACCAGTAtcaggaagaagagagaaaaactacACCTACTGTGAAACCACAG GAGCCTGTGTACTCCACTGTCTACTCCCCTCCTAGCAGCACAACCCAATATGTGATGTGTTTCAATgag AGAAGTCTGTCATATGAAGCCCAGGAAGTGTCTTCACCAACACAATCCCAGCCTCACTCATGGAGACAGAGg AAGAACTCCGTTGAGTCAGACGCACCCACACAAATGCAGACGGACAGACAAGAGACTCCTACTCCTGAAGTGTTCCAGGAGATGCCCCGCCCCGTCACTGTGGAAACGGCTAAAGAGGTCGTGACCCCACAGGCCACGTCCCTGCCCATATGCAGGGAGGGTCATGCAGACACGGAGCAAGACCTGAGTGATCTGTGCCTGACCAACACGCCCAT tttgagtTCGGCGGTAGCAGAGCACAGACGGGCTGTGCGGCCGTCCCGTAGGACTCAGGGCTCACGGAATCCGCTCCGTGCTCTGGCTGCCCGGGACGACATCCGACAGGATTTCATGGAACCTCAGAACAATGGCGCTGCCGTGGAAACCAACAGAA ttacTAAGAACTCCAATGGTTCGTCAGCTGATGTCACTTCCTCCGTCACTGTGACCAACAGCCACTATATACCGTTTACCAATCTCATGCTAATCCAAATCAAAG GGTGGAGTCAGGTGCAGGTTCGTCTGGTGGAGCCGGCGTCTCGTTCTCTGAACAGCGGTGACTGTTTCCTGCTCGTCACTCCGGTCCGGTGTTTCCTGTGGACTGGACGCTTCGCTAACGTCAACAAGAGAGTTCTG GCCTCTGAGATGGCATCACTCATTGTCACCCAGCGGGATCTGGGTTGCCAGACGACGGAGGCGGTGCTTCTTGAGGAGGGCGTGAACACTGACAGCGAAGAGGCCTTGGAGTTCTGGAACCTTCTGGGTGGAAAGGCATTGTACAGAG gTTCTGGTACAACAGAGGAGGATGAGCAGTATGAGAGAGCCATGACAGAGTCTAACTGTGTGTACCGCTTGCATCAGGACCGACTGGTGCCACACGAACAGGGCTGGGCATCCGCTCTCAGACGTTCACTGCTGGACTCCTCTCAG ACCCTGCTGTTTGACTTTGGCAGCGAGCTGTACCTGTGGCACGGGAAAGATGTTGGCCCTAGCGACAGGAAACTGGCACTGCAATTGGCTCAGCAAGTGTGGGGCGGACCTTACGACTACAGTAACTGCAGGATCAACCCCCTGGATCCATCAGGCACCAATGCTCAGATTCACCG gCAGGGTGTGGGGCGACCCGTTTGGGCTCTCTTTGGCCGTGTGTTTGAAGAGGGTGAGACCGTGCTTTTTAAGCTGAAGTTTGTGGACTGGATCAAGCCAAAAGAAGCCGACCAAGACGCAGACAGTACCCCTCCTGGCCAGCAGGAGGTGCAA AATCCTTTGCCTGTATCTTCCCCTGTGTCTCCGCCCATTGAACACTGGTCATGTGATGCCAAAGCCCTGTTTGCCGGACAAGGCGTGGCAAATTCAGGGTCCATCACACTGGAAGGTGTGGACGTACAAAGGGGACGGGACCTGGTCACCCTTAGCGACGGTCGGCAGGCGGAGCTGAGCACGGTTGCCGTGGAAACGTGGCAAGTTGGCGAGAACGGCGAGCATGAGATTCCTCCAAATAGCTTGGGACACTTCCACGAGCACGACACTTACGTCGTGCGTTGGACGTATCGCCTCAACGCGCTAGGTGAgatactgtgtctgt TGGATCAGATCGTTGCCGAGAGTAACGGCACCGGTCAGCAAGGCTCCGCCCTCTTCCTCTGGCAGGGACGTCACTCGCGGGTTAGTGGGCAGGACTTGTCTCCAGCACTGACCTATGCCGTTGAACCTCAGTCTCGGGTATTGGTCAATGAGGGGGAGGAACCGCCCTGTTTCCTGCAGCTGTTCCAAGGAGGGTTGGTCATCCACGCCGGACACCGAGACGAAAGTAGCCAACACCCTG gtggctGGCGTTTGTTCTGTGTCCGGGGTGACATGCCTCAGGAGGCCAGCCTCTTGGAGGTTGAATGCTCCTGCTCTAGCTTACGCTCCCGTGGCTCCCTGGTCCTCCTTAATGCCCAGCAGGGGGCGCTGCTCCTCTGGCATGGCTGTAAAGCCCACGCCACTGCGCGGCAGGTGGCGAAACACGCAGCAGAACGCCTCACACACGT GTGTTCTCCTGTGCTGGGACTGAGCAGTGGCAGTCCTATAAGGGTGCAGGAGGTAGAAGAAGGGGCGGAACCAACAGAGTTTTGGAACGCCATTGGTCCACAAGACAGGAAGTCCTACGATTGCATGCTACAAG ACCCTGGCAAATACCAGTTCACTCCCCGCCTATTCCACTTTAGTGTCCAATCAGGAACCTTCAAGGGGGAAGAGCTGATTAATCCTGCAcgtgtaactggtgttgtcacGGCAATGCCTTTCCTTCAGAGAAGGCTATACTCTGTGCCTCATCCAG cccTCTTCTTGTTAGATAACTGTATGGAAGTGTACCTGTGGCAGGGTGGAGAAACTGTGGGGTCACAGCGCCCCCACTGggacaatgagagaaaatgCGCCATGGAGACTGCTCTGCAGTATTGTAGGG AGAGGAATCCCAGGCGGCCTCCTATGGCATACCTAATTGAGGAGGGGGCGGAGCCTTTCACCTTCACTAACGTATTTCCATACTGGGAGAAGAGCCCACGAGCAATGCAACAG gacgTGCGTAAGAAGCTGACCCTGGTACAGGATGCCCTGGCTTTGCTCAGTAAGACTCAGTTTCCTTTGGAGATACTGTTGAGAAGACCTTTACCAGAGGGGGTGGATCCTAACCGTCTGGAGACATACCTGTCTGATCATGATTTTCAG atggTTTTGGAAATGAAGAGAAGCGATTACAACTCTCTCTCGGACTGGCAACAGATCAACCTTAAAAAGAGCAAAGGGCTTTActga
- the tmem98 gene encoding transmembrane protein 98, whose translation METVVIVAIGVLATVFLASFVALVLVCRHRYCHPPDLLHHFDSKPTVDLIGAMETQSEPSELELDDVVITNPHIEAILENEDWIEDASGLVSHCISILKICHTLTEKLVAMTMGSGAKVKAPASLNDIITVAKRISPRVDDVVRSMYPPLDPILLDARATALLLSVSHLVLVTRNACHMSGSMDWIDQSLHAAEDHMVVLREAALASEPERSLPEREQAI comes from the exons ATGGAGACCGTGGTGATCGTGGCCATTGGGGTTCTGGCCACCGTTTTCCTGGCTTCGTTCGTGGCGCTGGTGTTAGTGTGCCGACATCGGTACTGCCACCCACCGGACCTCCTCCACCACTTCGACTCCAA gCCCACGGTGGACCTGATCGGTGCCATGGAGACACAGAGCGAGCCGTCAGAGCTGGAACTGGATGACGTGGTCATTACCAACCCTCACATTGAGGCCATACTGGAGAACGAGGACTGGATCGAGGATGCATC TGGCTTAGTGTCTCACTGCATCTCCATCCTAAAg ATATGCCACACCCTGACGGAGAAACTCGTTGCCATGACGATGGGCTCCGGGGCAAAAGTCAAAGCTCCTGCCAGCCTCAACGACATCATCACAGTGGCCAAACGCATCAGTCCAAG GGTTGACGACGTGGTCCGTTCCATGTACCCGCCACTGGATCCCATTCTCCTGGACGCCAG GGCCACCGCTCTGCTGCTGTCGGTGAGCCACCTGGTTCTGGTGACACGGAATGCGTGTCACATGTCTGGCAGCATGGACTGGATCGACCAATCACTGCATGCCGCTGAGGATCACATGGTAGTGCTGAGGGAGGCGGCCCTGGCATCTGAACCGGAGAGGAGTttgccagagagagagcaagctatataa